The genomic segment GGaaattttagcctttttcagggTCATTGCCCTATGTGGCAAATTTCAGCCTTTTTCTCAAAGAGTACATaaattagacgctttcacactacactgaaGGCATAATTTATCAGTTGTAGAGTATTTTCTACATaattttagttacatagttccaacttactcaaagataGCAATTTACACAACAGTGTAGGTAGTTCTATTCTAAGATGGAGTCTAACAATACTTTCAAGGATCAAATGCTCATACACTACAAACACAGATTGATTTGGAAGAATATTAATTGGAGGGactgtttattttgattttttatttttaaaaaaatgtgcaTGATATATATTAACTATAAATTCTAACTAGTAAAAATACATTTCGTCATAATGTTTGAGACTTTCTCTTTGGACAAGAACAAGAAGACATCAAGCAACTCTTTCTAGCATAGGGATATGGCACAACacaaacaatatttaattaatacaaacccccaaggatttcctgagggaataaaACCTGATCGTTTCAAGGGCTTCtgtgaaaatatctgcaatttatTTGTCAaactcaatatattctaagaccaaagttttattttcaacaagttcctTAGTGCGTCGCGACACATCATCAACACAAAAACATTTTTCATgagaaattttcaaatgttttcccaattgacctggttcacatttaccaaaagaatatttacttaaaatcggtaaatcatgaacatgactcatacttccaatttttctcaaattttcacaATCCACATGATCatgtttttcatgacacaaattagtatcactccTTGTAATTGTGTGACAATTgtgtgattgagataatgtgtaacaattatcaatagatttataacccttcaaaacacaatttcTATCTTGAtcaagcacaaaacaattatcaagagaaaaatttataaacaagtcttggtcacaaatttgacttatactaattggattagttttaagtccatcaaccaaaagaacattttgcaACTTTAGTAGTTCTTCAGAATTTAGAGTGTCACTGccaagtaccttacaagacttaccatctccaaatgtgacttccccatttttcaaagtcttcaagtcagtgagtatgcttttgttacctgtcatatgcctagaacaaccactatcaaaaaaCCAAGAGTTAGAAGCACATGTTGTAAGAAAAGTAAAGGCAGCAagacatttgaatttatttttcttcacccaaactttcttaggtggagtccttttcttcaagggcatttgtctcaaattaccataatgattaaagtaatttttgtgaagaaaattcatcaaggtaaacatttaggtcgaatatgacctttcactccacaTAAATGGCGAATTGGAATAGAATGACCAGTTTTTTTATTCTGGAAATTTTTGGTATGTTTCTCATGTGTTGTGACAGATTGAGAAGATGAGGCTACATGAGTCTGAGTAGAACCTGCAGAATGGTCAGTTGTTGAAACAACAGGAAGATTTCCAGAAATAAAAATtgtttttcctttaggtttagatcCATTTGATCCTAACCCAGAAGAATCACAAACTTTTTGACCTGCAAGCAGAACATCATCCAAAACAATAGATCtatgattaagcattttgacacattTCACAATTTGATCAACTTCATTAGACAAACGTTTAGCTTCAAAATCTTTAGCAACAATATCAATTTCATATTATTTAACAAAAGAGTCAAgttcttcatttctcttcttgagaactttgttattgtttgccatcaaatgattatctaaacacactttcaaccattgatcatacatgattttgtatgattctttcaaggaATCCTCATCCAAATCGAATTCAAATGAATCACTATGGGAACCCCCATCTattgaaatagtattatttaaacacACAATGTTTTCATTCTCATGTACAAAAagaggtaagcaagaaaaaacTGAAGTTAAGGTAAGATTAtaattttcttcctcatcactactttcagattCATTGTCACTCCAAGTGGCTGCCAagaccttcttatttttctttatggTATTGGCACATTCggattgaatatgtccaaaacattcacactccctgcattgaataccttttttattagtaGATACAAAAGGTTtggaaaaattattacctttggaggatttaaacatgtttttcttgttaccaatctttCTCATAAACTTCTTAAAGTTTTTTGATAAtaagatcatttcatcatcatcttcctcatctgagctttccattttctctttggaagatttcaaggcaattgaTTTATCATTCACATCAATTGGTTTCTCTTGATGGCGAATATTTtgatttagttcaaaagttcgaagagatcccatcaattcctcaactttcaaggtgtcaaggttctttacctcctcaatggctgtgatcttggattgaaacctgtcagaaagagatctaacaattttcctaaccaaaacagagtcagacaacttttctcctaaagaaaaatattcattagcaatgtcagacaattcttcataaaactcacTGAGGGTTTCTTTTTCTGACATGCGAAGATTTTAGAATCTAGTAgtcaacattacaagcctagatcgcttaacatcagtggttccttcaaattgagtttgaaggatttctcAAGCATCTTTAGCAGACTCACAAGaggaaatcaattttatataagttTCACCAACTCCATTAAAAATTGCAcgtaaagatttattattataaattgataatttatcttcttcattagaccattgaAGTTCAAATTTTACCTGTGTCTTACCGGATT from the Humulus lupulus chromosome X, drHumLupu1.1, whole genome shotgun sequence genome contains:
- the LOC133805313 gene encoding uncharacterized protein LOC133805313 isoform X2, whose translation is MSEKETLSEFYEELSDIANEYFSLGEKLSDSVLVRKIVRSLSDRFQSKITAIEEVKNLDTLKVEELMGSLRTFELNQNIRHQEKPIDVNDKSIALKSSKEKMESSDEEDDDEMILLSKNFKKFMRKIGNKKNMFKSSKGNNFSKPFVSTNKKGIQCRECECFGHIQSECANTIKKNKKVLAATWSDNESESSDEEENYNLTLTSVFSCLPLFVHENENIVCLNNTISIDGGSHSDSFEFDLDEDSLKESYKIMYDQWLKVCLDNHLMANNNKVLKKRNEELDSFVK